A single region of the Plutella xylostella chromosome 26, ilPluXylo3.1, whole genome shotgun sequence genome encodes:
- the LOC125490658 gene encoding uncharacterized protein LOC125490658 — protein sequence MCVLILGAVQAGGSFFLIIVSLLLIANAAAYHLCKRVGSVRITLATGVERLCSISDLTHLLATSTMAKFIKSFFNGQRRASKQDIDEDFTPPLDSRRKLSISRSGRMKQANKKRHSLSLELYGDNHQREKPAAKEYHVHGKSYTDNSNLEKQKTDPKTAKKKEPSDKGNSEQIKTPEEEIDSAFEILDKT from the exons atgtgtgtCTTAATACTTGGTGCAGTACAAGCGGGCGGTTCTTTTTTCCTTATTATCGTTTCTTTATTGTTAATTGCGAATGCAGCGGCTTATCACTTGTGTAAGAGAGTCGGAAGTGTTCGGATAACATTAGCCACTGGCGTTGAACG ACTATGCAGCATTAGCGACCTCACTCACTTATTGGCTACTTCGACAATGGCAAAGTTCATCAAGTCATTCTTCAATGGTCAGAGGCGTGCGTCCAAGCAAGACATTGATGAGGACTTTACGCCCCCTCTAGACAGTCGAAGGAAGCTGTCCATATCCAGGTCAGGAAGAATGAAACAGGCCAATAAGAAGAGACATTCACTGTCGTTGGAGCTGTATGGAGAT AACCATCAAAGAGAAAAACCGGCGGCGAAAGAATACCACGTCCACGGCAAAAGCTATACCGATAACAGTAATCTCGAAAAACAAAAGACCGACCCAAAAACCGCAAAGAAAAAAGAACCTTCAGACAAAGGTAATAGTGAACAAATTAAAACGCCAGAAGAAGAAATCGATAGTGCCTTCGAAATTCTAGATAAGACATAG
- the LOC105392673 gene encoding E3 ubiquitin-protein ligase MARCHF5 — translation MPIAEFGGVVMSNNLSNDEKTSGDPEVTTTTQVLAVDDEDLRSCWVCFATEADDRLAAWVQPCKCSGTTKWVHQSCLQRWVDEKQRGNITRKVLCPQCKAQYIVVFPTMGAFVALLDTLEEITHKVCPFIAGGVLLGSIYWIAITYGAVTVMQVVGHREGLEMMESADPLVLLVLLPTIPVTLITGKMYNWEDAVLLCLRKYCAKLPALAYVLPFGNVDSDRSPVVSGSTNSPASVTSANAHLSPTRIFCSALLLPTISTIIGKIFFRSINNNLHRTILGGLTYITFKGALKIYHKQMLYIRHSSRKILDYTESNLKLYRQTKTASTATDTVSSYRDIDSEQII, via the exons ATGCCAATAGCGGAATTCGGTGGAGTAGTGATGTCGAATAATTTGAGTAATGACGAGAAAACGTCTGGTGATCCGGAGGTTACGACGACGACGCAGGTGCTGGCGGTGGATGATGAAGACCTGAGGTCCTGCTGGGTCTGCTTCGCCACGGAAGCGGACGACCGGTTGGCGGCCTGGGTACAGCCCTGCAAGTGTAGCGGCACCACTAAATGG GTCCACCAAAGCTGCCTCCAAAGATGGGTGGACGAGAAGCAGCGCGGCAACATCACTCGCAAGGTCCTGTGTCCACAGTGCAAGGCCCAGTACATAGTGGTGTTCCCGACCATGGGAGCCTTCGTAGCCCTTCTGGACACACTGGAGGAGATCACACACAAAGTCTGCCCGTTCATAGCCGGGGGTGTGCTGCTGGGGTCTATCTACTGGATCGCTATCACGTATGGAGCAGTTACTGTTATGCAG GTGGTAGGTCACCGCGAAGGCCTCGAGATGATGGAGTCAGCCGACCCTCTGGTCCTGCTCGTGCTACTGCCCACCATCCCGGTGACGCTCATCACGGGCAAGATGTACAACTGGGAGGACGCCGTGCTGCTGTGTCTGCGCAAGTACTGCGCCAAGCTGCCTGCCTTGGCGTACGTGTTGCCGTTTGGGAA TGTGGACAGCGACCGAAGCCCCGTCGTGTCGGGGTCAACGAACTCGCCAGCTTCCGTCACCTCTGCCAATGCCCATCTCTCTCCAACCAGGATATTCTGCTCCGCCCTACTCTTGCCAACCATCTCGACCATCATAGGGAAAATCTTCTTCCGGTCTATCAACAACAATTTACATAGAACCATCCTCGGTGGCCTCACATACATAACCTTCAAAGGAGCCCTCAAAATCTACCACAAACAAATGCTGTACATCAGGCATTCGAGCAGAAAAATCTTGGATTACACCGAATCTAATTTGAAGTTGTACAGACAAACGAAAACCGCCTCCACTGCCACAGACACAGTGTCCAGCTATCGAGACATCGACTCGGAACAGATCATCTAA